The DNA region CCATCTCCCGCGGCTTCTTGAGTCAGGAGCGCCTTACCATCACCGCCACCGACATCGTCCACGACTTCCTCTTTGGCTGTGGCCAAGACAACGAGGGCCTCTTCAGGGGCACCGCCGGCCTCATGGGCCTCAGCCGCCACCCCATTTCCTTTGTCCAACAAACCTCCTCAATTTACAACAAAATTTTCTCCTACTGTCTCCCCTCCACCCCCAGCTCCCTTGGCCACCTCACCTTCGGCGCTTCCGCCGCCACCAATGCTAACCTCAAATACACTCCCTTTTCCACAATCTCCGGCGAAAACTCCTTCTACGGTCTCGACATCGTCGGCATCTCCGTTGGCGGCACCAAACTCCCTGCTGTCTCCTCCTCCACCTTCTCCGCCGGTGGCTCCATCATCGACTCCGGCACCGTGATCACGCGGTTGCCTCCGACCGCGTACGCCGCGCTCCGGTCGGCATTTCGGCAGTTTATGATGAAGTACCCCGTTGCCTATGGGACCCGCCTATTTGACACGTGTTATGATTTCAGTGGGTATAAGGAGATTTCAGTTCCGAGGATAGATTTTGAATTTGCCGGTGGCGTCACGGTGGAGTTGCCACCGGTGGGGATACTCTATGTGGAAAGTGCGCAACAAGTGTGTTTGGCTTTTGCTGCAAATGGGAATGGCAATGATATTACGATATTTGGGAATGTGCAACAAAAGACACTAGAGGTCGTGTATGATGTTGAGGGTGGGAGGATAGGGTTTGGTGCTGCTGGGTGCAACTGAAGTTAGTTTGATTAATAGTGGTGTTAATTAAACATGCTTTGGGCTTGTTAGGGAGGAAGAAATCTTAATTGGCTCTGgcatttttaattactattgttgttgttactgGAAAGTACTCTAAaacatatgaaaaaataaataaaggaaatgATGTGGGAAATATGGTGTAACATGTAGAATGGAGGGGGTGTTATATTATACATATGACTCCCAACCATTGGGGTTGCTTGCAATTGCACATACATGGCTAATACTACCTATGGTTTTATAATAGTTAACTTAGCtaaacatattaaatttattaataatttatactttgttGAActcataagtaaaaaaaaaaactaattttacactaataaagttagttgaaataatttaattttattaatttaaagtaaaatagtAAGATTATGTCTacaaaaattttattagaatttgatatcacgaataaataaaatacataaaaatagaatttaattaaatatattttttaaaaaaataatattattaaataaggataaataattagatttgtttatatttaaattcaagcccttaaaaaaattaaaattatcaaagaaTGGAATATGtcacaaaataaacataaaagcgTCGTACGAAGATTTTGTGACTAGCAAATGCTCTCACAAATTTTGGCGTCCTATAAGCACTTAAGTGAGGGACTTTTTGTCCCGTCACATGCAATGACAGAATCTATTGTGATTCATCTACCTCAACCCCCACTAGACCAATCTTGTGTGTAGAATGTGagaataaataatcatttttctatgtaaatttgtaaataacaataatacattaaaatcaaatataatgaataaacaagctaaataattatgaattttgCTTGATATCTCATAATATCCAGTAGTGAATATATTAACAACATTCAAAGTTTTGTTTAACATCCAAAGTCCTAAAATACCTATTTTATAAATATCTATTTAAAGTCTTATAATTTGTAACATAAGtagaatatataattaattttcaaacacCCATATTATCATCTAATTCATCATCTTGTTGATCACGTGTAGGAAGTTATGGACCACATTGAATTGGTTGAGATCTTTGACCAACTGAAACATTCTCCATAAATCAAGTCATTTTTGCTCACAAAACAAATGGCCCTCTTGTAATTCAACAAACATGTCTTTCAAGTTCTTATCTTTTTCAATCAAATCGAAAACTTTAGctttcattttctcatattcatACGATGAGAAACCATAAGATGATATGGATGAGAAAGAAAGCTTGTATTTCCTTGCCTCTAAACCTAGACCAAATATCAATCGTTAGATCCCTTAAGatataaaaccttttttttcttatatatgagTTTAGAGGAATTATTACTGTTTCAAAattatcctttatttttttctacttaaTTATTTCTTACCTAATTAGTCGTAGTCGACATCTACTAAAAAATAGTCTCAATTAATATTGGTAAAATAATTACCTTTTCGACCTTGAccagagtttttttttcctaagggatgctttaaaatttaaaaattcaataaaatttaataacataTTTTGGATATAGTTAGTTACGGAATGATTCTATATAATCTAATTATATAACCTGATTTCTTGAAAACTCCTAATAAAAACCAATTATTGTTTCCTTTCAAATGTGTGATTTGATAAAGGAACTCTATTCTTTGACTCACTTCCTAATTTACTTAGAAGAGTTTCTTAAAAGTATTAATGAATGAGGTTCCTAATATATTTCAAAGaggtttttaaaagttttattggatGAGGTTTCAATGCTACATTACTCTAGCATTGttgtttaagataaataaaaaggaataaattatatttttaattgcactttttatctttattttttaaaaaaatttgatgatttttttcttaaaattaatttgtcatattttagtcctaatttttaaaaaatttgtgaatTTCATCATTTGTCATTCATTTATTAATaagcaaaagttatgactatagtttaccaaaaacaaaagtttaggacagaatttgttaaaaaataaaaaatgttgcgtaaaaaaactttcaaaaataaaaaagttagagATAAACAATGTAATTATTTCAAAAGGAAAATGACGGAAGATAAACAATGTAATAATTTGAgataaattatcttaaattaattttttgaggtgaaatttgtcaaaaattatAGAAGTTAAGAGTAGAAAATGCAATTAGACCTAAaaattatagagattaaaaaaaattaaatcaccatagttaaaattatatttaaaccaaaaattaataaatagaaaataatgtgATTGAAGAAAGTACTACTCCGATGACGTTACACCACCAACATGGCAAAACCTCCATTCAAAAGCCCTAGGTATTCCCCGATATACTTTTGAGGATCAAAGGGTCAACTGACTTTGTACAAACAAAAGTCAAGTCACGTTAGTCGATCGGATTGGTTGCGTATATTGCGGTGGAAACTTTGATCTTATCtccactttttaatttttttttaattttacactaGGATATATTTAAAGGATTTCATACaactgttatatttttttttagtaagaaCTATGTATActgattattaataataatatttgtttttaaattaaatatatgcatatgattattattttaatattaatcgaCGAGTTAACAGGTTAGATTTCCAGAccaattagtttaaaaattaaaatccatGATCCAACATGTGTATGAAAAGGTTAAAATAGATTGTTCAATGTGTTTGAGTCCATTTGGATCCATTTGAGTTAGAGAGTGACACATGTTTTTGAACAATTCTAAATATGCCCGTGTTACATATAAAAGATTATAGTTGTAGATGAGATATgtgtataatataaataagtCATAATTACATAGTAATTTTCACTTTGGACCAACATTTGCTAATTAGAGTTAAGATGAATaagtttatttactttttaaaataaagttcttattatttctttttatgacTTAAGTTTaagacattatttttaaaaaagtaaattatgtcaataaacaaatattgacaacttaaagttaaaatatattttatatacattgaaaaaaatatatttttatgtaaaaatgcATACATATATTTGTGTACATACTTGCATTTGTTTGTATAAAGTTTGAGGAAACTCAATAATTATAGTTCAATTGataatataagttaattttgtaaaaaagatttaggttcaattttcaTATAATAGATCACCTTTGAGAAGAAGTAATAGATTTTTGGTGTGACTAATTCTCATCGATAATTAATCTCATTATCCCTAAATGCCATAATTATTGTTATAACAATGCTAAGCAATATTAGTGTTGAGATTGACCAAGAATAACAagcttaattaatattaatgaagTAGTGTATTTTGGTATACATATTTATCAAGTGACgttgaagaattaataatctatATATTTGGACACGATCAATGAATTAGCCTATAAAGACCAAGTATTCCGACGGAGTTGTCGTATAACCAGGCTTATGTATATATTAGCTATTAATCTTCAGTTGACATGCACATCCAAATGTCTTCTTTCCTCTTAGCTTCAATTCGCTTGCACTTTTGTTTTTCATCTCCTCCTTGGAGAAGAGCTTTGCCTTTCAAGCAACAAAGGAAAGCAACAATCTTCGTCATATCATTTTGTTCACCTCAACTCTCTATTTCCATCATCTTCTTGCAGCTCTTCTGCCAAAGGTCAATCCAATCTTCAAttccttgtttttttattatgtttttcaatAATAGCTAGAGTTTCTCTTTGATAATTTAAGTTAACAATCAAGTAAATCTTTTTATATGAAGTATTGAAGAGAGACTCTTATTCTAATTGAAGAGGAATGTTAATATACTCTCTCTACCACTCTTTCTAGTGAGACTTTCTTTAAAAGTTAgaagagaaaattattaaataagacataaaacattcaaaaattaataatttttaataaatttcagctAAAAATTAACAAGGAATTTTTATCTAGCTAAAAATTGCATACCAAACCTAGATATAATTGATGTGTACTCGATAAAATGTagaattatatttattgattgaaaaaaattaataaatgatatcATAACAAATGCatataaatatgtaataaatTACACAATCATTAAAATCTGGTTTCCTTTTAACTTTTAGCTATTAGCTGTGTACGTGTTTTCTCTTAAGGACTCTTTCAAGTCACATCCTTATGTTAAATCAATTTTGATTATTCACTTTAATATGATGGTTGATTAACAATCAATGATTTGGCAACACTAATTCTAATTCAGGTCCTAAAAGGAAAGCATCATTAGAAGTGGTACATACACAAACATGGTCCATGCTCCCAACTAAAACATAGAGGCAAAGCAGAGGCTACAATATCACACAATGATATTATGAACCTAGACAATGAAAGGGTAAAGTATATTCAGTCCAGGCTCTCTAAGAATTTGGGTCGAGAAAATACTGTGAAGGATTTGGATTCAACTACCCTACCCGCCGAGTCTGGTAGCCTTATTGGGTCTGCAAactatgttgttgttgttggtcttGGTACACCAAAGAGGGACTTGTCACTTGTTTTTGACACAGGTAGTGATCTTACATGGACTCAGTGTGAACCCTGTGCTGGTTCTTACTACAAGCAGCAAGATGCAATCTTTGATCCATCAAAGTCTTCATCGTATACCAATATCACATGCACATCTTCCCTCTGCACTCAACTCACTTCTGATGGTAAATCTTTACTTTTGAATACAGAaattaatgaagaaaatatttaaactaacaGGATTACTGAGGCACTTATATAGTCTGATACCATCAAATTAAATGTTTAGATAGAAAACAACCATAATTATACAATATCACAAATCCAAATATAGATCTAAGTATTTAGACGGTTGCTTActtgatgaaaaattaaataaaaaaagtaaaaatcaaGATACTGGaatgagaaaaaattaaatgagatgtgtatttaatttgttcaatttatgagaaaaaatcatgttataattcttaattatatgTTATGTGATGATTAATTAGAAACCATGTGTGATGAAGAtcatttaatcatttttcaacGAGAAGGGTtgcaatatttaattatattattgtttaatttttttttccatgcaGGAATTAAGTCAGAATGCTCCTCATCCACAGATGCATCATGCATATATGACGCCAAATACGGTGACAATTCCTCCTCCGTCGGCTTCTTGAGTCAGGAGCGCCTTACCATCACCGCCACCGACATCGTCCACGACTTCCTGTTCGGCTGCGGCCAAGACAATGAGGGCCTCTTCAATGGCTCCGCCGGCCTCATGGGCCTCGGCCGCCACCCCATTTCCATTGTCCAACAAACCTCCTCAAATTACAACAAAATTTTCTCCTACTGTCTCCCCGCCACCTCCAGCTCCCTTGGCCACCTCACCTTCGGCGCTTCCGCCGCCACCAATGCTAGTCTCATATACACTCCGTTGTCCACAATCTCCGGCGACAACACCTTCTACGGTCTCGACATCGTCAGCATCTCCGTTGGCGGCACCAAGCTCCCTGCTGTCTCCTCCTCCACCTTCTCCGCCGGTGGATCCATCATCGACTCCGGCACCGTGATCACGCGGCTGGCCCCGACCGTGTACGCCGCGCTCCGGTCGGCATTTCGGAGGGTATGGAGAAGTACCCCGTTGCCAACGAGGCTGGCCTACTTGACACGTGTTATGATTTAAGTGGGTATAAGGAGATTTCAGTTCCGAGGATAGATTTTGAATTTTCCGGTGGCGTCACGGTGGAGTTGGCATCGGGGGATACTCTAGGTTGAAAGTGAGCAACAAGTGTGTTTGGCTTTTGCTGCAAATGGGAGTGACAATGATATTACGGTATTTGGGAATGTGCAACAAAAAACACTAGAGGTCGTGTATGATGTTAAGGGTGGGAGGATAGGGTTTGGTGCTGCTGGGTGTAAGTGAAGGGACTTTGATTAATAGTGGTGTTAAATAAACATGCTTTGGGCTGGTTAGTGGCTTTGGCATTTTTAATTACTAGAAAGTACtctaaatatatgaaaaaatgaataaaggAAATGATGTGGGAAATATGGTGTAACATGTAGAATGGAGGGGATGTTTAGTGGGAAATATGCTTTGGGCTGGTTAGTGGCTCTGACATTTTTAATTACTAGAAAGTACTCCCAACCATTCAAActtgatatataaataaataaatagaatactTAAAAATCGAGttgaattaaatgaaaaatgttttaagaatgatatcattataatacattaaaatcaaatataatgaaTAAACAAGTTAAATAATTACGAGTTTTGCTTGATATCTCATAATATTTAGTCATTTAAAGTTTTGTTTAACATCTAAAGTctcaaaatacttattttaataaatacctATTTAAAGTCTTATAATTTGTAACAtaagaatatataattaattttcaaacacttatattatcatctaattCATTATCTTGTTGATCACACGTAGGAGGTTGTCGACCACATTGAATTGGTTGAGATGTTTGGTTAAGAGAAACATTTTCCATAAATCAAGTCATTTGCTCACAAAAAAAATGGCCCTTGTGTGATTCAAAAAACATGTCTTTCAAGTTCTTATCTTTTTCGATCAAATCAGAAACTCAAGCTTTCATTTTTTCATATTCATGCGATCAGAAACCATAAGATGATATGGATGAGGATGAAGGCTTGTATTTCCTTGCCTCTAAACCTAGACCAAATATCAATTGTTAGAGTCCTTAagatataaaacatttttttttatatatgagttTAGAGGAAGTACTACTCTTTTAAGATTATCCTTCATTTctctctaattaattatttcttacctaattaattaatgtgactTTTATTATTCTCCAATCCTAATAAGAGAAagtgtaattaattaaagatattataaaaaataaataattaatgcaccaaacaattaaaaataagtcttacaaaaatggaaaaaaaacaaagtaaaatgaTCTTATATATAACGATGGAGGTTGTATGAAACAAATATAAACTTGTTATTAGAGGTTTGttgattaagtaaaaaaaatgtctttattttggaatatttttttatttagattgattatgattattttttacaatcttttaatttgtatattatattcatgTATATATGGCGACGAGTGTCATAGCAAAAATGAAATGTAGTAGATATGTATGATGTAATAAATGTCagctgtttttttttaagttcacccccttatttttttcaattttttttagcaaattaTCCTTTAAGGAAACAAATTTCCATTGTGTTATAGGGGTATGACTTCAAAAATACAATGGAAAATATATTTCTGCCGTGTTAttctttttgtaataatttaaaagtaatcaaattaaaacacattttcgttaaaaaattaacacagtAAAGAAGTGCTCTGCTTATATTTCATATGAAATACACTGAAACTTATTTCTattgtatatttaattatatctaaaatattagtatatgttacttctaaattatttaagatTATGCTTATTCAGAAAAATGTCCACCGGAAGAACAACATAGTTCCCTAGCCTGTGTGGCTAAACCTACAAATCACCAAAACTAGATATATGAACTTTTGAAGAAAAGGTCAAAAAATTTGAGCTTCTCTATCTCTTGCAAGTACTGTGCATAAAGGGTGAAATGTTCTCTGactcttaatattttaaatttatttatatatttaaatcatctttattgatttagtataaaataactttataaattaaaaataatttagtatatattttaatagaaaatatattctaaatatttttacaatattttaaaaatgtatatgttaaggtaaattgatattaaattatataaatgttaGCACGAGAGGAGAAGGGCAATATAATAATGAGATCTCTAAAATAAAtcgtgtaatttattttatattttaacatgaGAGAGGAGTACTGTAATAATATGCGTGAGGAGACTGtaatttactttaataatataaattaaatggaTTAATctgtatattttaatataagagGAAAAAACATTGTAATATATATTCACAAATCAAGAGGTGAGAAtgtaatttactaaaaaaaaatatttatacatatcatatttaatttgtaatttcccATTGACtatcattaattattagtttattactAATTGAATAGTGTAggacaataaattttgtttgaaaagtCAACAACAAAAACTTCCCTAAAGCTAAGAGTTTTGCCTatacattttgaaaaattatcaaaaacaaaaatccacTTACTATAAGTAAGACCCTGCTATGAATATGGTTGATAAAAACTTCAACAACAAAGTTGCAcacaaaatttaagaaaagatgcaagagaagaaaGTTACTATTGCTCTTCTCATGCTTGTTCTAGTTGCTGGCATGGGGGTAACAACAACACTCAGTGAAAATCAAGCATGTGCCAGTGGGGATGCTCAAGTGTTACTTGAACGTTGTTTTGCTTATTTGCTAGGTGAAGTTCCAGATGGACCACTTCCTTGGTGCTGTGAAGGAGTGTCAGCAGTGTTTCAACTCTCCAAAACCCCTCAACGCAGAAGAGATGTTTGTCACTGTCTGAAACGGGACACAGCCGTTTTCCATTTTGATcctgaaaaattgaaaatgcttCCTCAAGACTGCAAAATTACCTCTCGATTTTCTCTTGACCCAAGACAGAATTGTAACTCGTAAGCCGATCGACTTACATACTTTTATAGAAAATAGGTTATGTAGTGATACTGtcattatattatcatttaatcataaatcaatttatatcctagatttattgatttttacaaCAATTTATAAACTGATacttttaacatcaat from Glycine soja cultivar W05 chromosome 8, ASM419377v2, whole genome shotgun sequence includes:
- the LOC114423457 gene encoding aspartyl protease family protein At5g10770-like, yielding MHIQMSSFLLASLALLFCISSLEKSFAFQATKESNNLRQHHFVHLNSLFPSSSCSSSAKGPKRKASLEVVHKHGPCSQLNHSGKAEATISHNDIMNLDNERVKYIQSRLSKNLGGENRVKELDSTTLPAKSGRLIGSGNYYVVVGLGTPKRDLSLTFDTGSYLTWTQCEPCAGSCYKQQDPIFDPSKSSSYTNIKCTSSLCTQFRSAGCSSSTDASCIYDVKYGDNSISRGFLSQERLTITATDIVHDFLFGCGQDNEGLFRGTAGLMGLSRHPISFVQQTSSIYNKIFSYCLPSTPSSLGHLTFGASAATNANLKYTPFSTISGENSFYGLDIVGISVGGTKLPAVSSSTFSAGGSIIDSGTVITRLPPTAYAALRSAFRQFMMKYPVAYGTRLFDTCYDFSGYKEISVPRIDFEFAGGVTVELPPVGILYVESAQQVCLAFAANGNGNDITIFGNVQQKTLEVVYDVEGGRIGFGAAGCN
- the LOC114422967 gene encoding non-specific lipid-transfer protein 1-like — protein: MQEKKVTIALLMLVLVAGMGVTTTLSENQACASGDAQVLLERCFAYLLGEVPDGPLPWCCEGVSAVFQLSKTPQRRRDVCHCLKRDTAVFHFDPEKLKMLPQDCKITSRFSLDPRQNCNSIP